One Brassica napus cultivar Da-Ae chromosome C2, Da-Ae, whole genome shotgun sequence DNA window includes the following coding sequences:
- the LOC106350572 gene encoding outer mitochondrial transmembrane helix translocase-like produces MHETKVTGTKVIDHEAMANMKTKFMALWDGFSTDPNARVMVLAATNRSSEFDEPIMRRLPQAFEIGMPERKERAEILKVTLKGERVEPDIDYDHLARLCGGYTGSDIFELCKKAAYFPIREILEEERKWRPCPLSFI; encoded by the exons ATGCATGAAACAAAAGTCACAGGTACAAAAGTCATAGATCACGAAGCCATGGCAAACATGAAGACTAAGTTTATGGCTTTATGGGATGGGTTTTCTACTGATC CGAATGCGAGGGTGATGGTACTTGCTGCAACAAACAGATCATCAGAGTTTGATGAACCAATAATGAGGCGTCTTCCTCAAGCCTTTGAGATTGGAATGCCTGAACGTAAGGAGAGAGCTGAGATATTGAAAGTGACGCTGAAGGGAGAGAGGGTGGAGCCCGATATTGACTACGATCACTTAGCTCGTCTATGCGGAGGCTACACCGGATCAGACATCTTTGAGCTCTGCAAGAAAGCAGCTTACTTCCCTATCAGAGAAATCctagaggaagagagaaaatgGAGACCATGTCCTCTAAGTTTCATATGA
- the LOC106436534 gene encoding basic leucine zipper 43-like has product MESSVHCSHHCFDILEGMSPQDDHFNSAFLPNANFHVPIQSLPPNSSTHNNNNRSHLNPTIYHNEGLERRARRMVSNRESARRSRMRTKKQIEELQQQVEQLMILNHNLSEKVIHLLESNHQILQENSQLKEKVSSLQILMAEMQIPMRNVDGSINDRVVNHLRGETLNRTNDLFGR; this is encoded by the coding sequence ATGGAGTCTAGTGTCCATTGCTCCCATCACTGTTTCGATATTCTTGAAGGAATGTCGCCACAAGACGATCATTTCAACTCAGCATTCCTACCAAACGCTAACTTCCATGTCCCGATACAGTCCTTACCACCAAACTCATCAactcacaacaacaacaatcgcTCTCACTTAAACCCAACCATTTACCACAACGAGGGTCTCGAAAGAAGGGCGAGAAGAATGGTCTCTAACCGAGAATCTGCAAGGAGGTCACGCATGCGGACAAAGAAGCAAATCGAAGAGCTGCAGCAACAGGTGGAACAGCTCATGATATTGAATCATAACTTGTCTGAGAAAGTTATCCATTTGCTTGAAAGCAACCACCAGATACTACAAGAGAACTCACAGCTGAAGGAGAAAGTCTCTTCCTTGCAGATTCTCATGGCGGAAATGCAAATACCCATGAGAAATGTGGATGGAAGCATCAATGAccgggttgtgaatcatctcaGAGGAGAGACATTGAACAGGACCAATGATTTATTTGGtaggtaa